In Cyanobacterium sp. T60_A2020_053, the genomic stretch GATGTTACTTTTTCTCAACATAATCATAACCAAAATAATGATTTTGGTGAGCCTATCGATGATAATCAAATTTTTTATAAAATTTTTTTTGATCAGTTAGAATATCAGGTTAATGATAGTCAAAATATTTTTAATTGGGGTATTAATAGTTGGGTGGGTGGGGATTATCGAAAATTTGTTTTTAAAAGTGAGGGTGATGTAAGTTTAGATGATGGCAGTGGTGAGGCAGAGTTACAATTTTTATACAGTAAACAAGTTTCTCCCTATTTTGATTTTCAAGCTGGTTTGAGATATGATCAATTATACGGAGAAAAGGGAAATGGGCGAGGTTTTGCGGTTATTGGGGTGGAAGGATTAGCACCTTATTTTGTGGAAGTTAATACTGCTTTATTTATTAGTCATCAAGGGGATATTTCGGTAAGACTTAAAGCTGAAAAGGAATTATTGCTTTCTCAAAGGTTGATTTTGCAACCGAAAATAGAGACAAATTTAGCGATACAGGAAGTAAAAGAATTTGGCATCGGTAGCGGTTTTAATAATTTAGAATTAGGGTTACGATTACGTTACGAAATTAACCGAGAATTTGCACCTTATACTGGTGTTAATTGGAATAAATTATTTGGCAATACGGCTAAATT encodes the following:
- a CDS encoding copper resistance protein B; the protein is MLSFKYSKLLLRSSLISLFIFILFSQQSKAEEINKTILKQTININTFKQKNNSEEKELFFQNFEDKQYLIQEKDVTFSQHNHNQNNDFGEPIDDNQIFYKIFFDQLEYQVNDSQNIFNWGINSWVGGDYRKFVFKSEGDVSLDDGSGEAELQFLYSKQVSPYFDFQAGLRYDQLYGEKGNGRGFAVIGVEGLAPYFVEVNTALFISHQGDISVRLKAEKELLLSQRLILQPKIETNLAIQEVKEFGIGSGFNNLELGLRLRYEINREFAPYTGVNWNKLFGNTAKFAQDEGESSNDLKFLTGIRLIF